The following proteins come from a genomic window of Anaerobutyricum hallii:
- a CDS encoding TrmH family RNA methyltransferase, with translation MISSTSNIKVKNIINLKKSAKARKKENCFLVEGPRMFFEIPRDRVVECYLTEEFAGKYDKELRGWNYDLISENVCRHLSDTKTPQGVIAVVRREEPDIGELINKEKNPCFFLLESLQDPGNLGTIVRTAEGAGVTGIIMNKETVDIYNPKVIRSTMGAIFRVPFVITDDLPQVVEQLKQKGISVYAGHLKGDVFYKQDYRNGSAFLIGNEGNGLTDEITALADHKIKIPMKGKVESLNAAVSATILMYETMRQREFISDVQ, from the coding sequence ATGATTTCCAGTACATCCAATATAAAAGTAAAAAATATTATAAATCTGAAAAAAAGTGCAAAGGCAAGAAAAAAAGAAAATTGTTTTCTGGTAGAAGGTCCCAGAATGTTTTTTGAGATTCCGAGAGACAGAGTTGTGGAATGCTATCTCACAGAAGAATTTGCCGGGAAATACGATAAAGAACTAAGAGGATGGAACTACGATCTTATCAGTGAAAATGTATGCAGACATCTTTCTGATACGAAAACTCCGCAGGGAGTCATCGCAGTAGTACGAAGAGAAGAACCTGACATTGGAGAACTCATCAATAAAGAAAAGAATCCATGCTTTTTTCTCTTAGAAAGTCTTCAGGATCCGGGTAATCTTGGAACAATTGTAAGAACAGCAGAAGGCGCCGGAGTAACAGGAATCATCATGAACAAAGAAACGGTGGATATTTATAATCCCAAGGTAATTCGTTCTACGATGGGAGCGATTTTCCGAGTTCCTTTTGTTATTACGGATGATCTTCCTCAAGTAGTTGAACAATTAAAACAGAAAGGAATTTCTGTGTATGCAGGACACTTAAAAGGAGATGTGTTTTATAAGCAGGATTATCGAAACGGCAGTGCTTTCCTTATAGGTAATGAGGGAAATGGACTTACGGATGAGATTACTGCTTTAGCAGATCATAAGATAAAGATTCCGATGAAAGGAAAGGTAGAATCTTTAAATGCAGCAGTGTCTGCCACGATTCTTATGTACGAAACAATGCGTCAGAGAGAATTTATATCCGACGTGCAGTAG